One genomic region from Nymphaea colorata isolate Beijing-Zhang1983 chromosome 10, ASM883128v2, whole genome shotgun sequence encodes:
- the LOC116262000 gene encoding 50S ribosomal protein L17, chloroplastic yields MASASCSVWSMASLHSALPQISTAKVSCGKSPAAPSPFPTMCSEVSVRRGLTLSRSFSGLAVANPLRIKQDVDGFDLVLGVVNNGSRFFAMRHGRRVPKLNRPPDQRKALLRGLTTQLLKHGRIKTTQARAKAMRKYVEKMITLAKDGSLHKRRQALGFIYEKQIVHALFAEVQDRYGERNGGYTRIIRTLPRRGDNAPMAYIELV; encoded by the exons ATGGCGTCCGCCTCTTGCTCTGTCTGGAGCATGGCGTCCCTTCATTCTGCGCTCCCGCAGATCTCGACGGCGAAGGTTTCTTGCGGGAAATCCCCGGCGGCTCCGTCGCCATTCCCTACGATGTGCTCTGAGGTTTCGGTCCGCCGGGGGCTGACCCTCTCGCGGTCCTTTTCCGGCTTGGCGGTCGCAAACCCGTTGCGCATTAAGCAAG ACGTCGATGGGTTTGATCTGGTTCTTGGTGTTGTCAACAATGGCAGTAGATTCTTTGCAATGCGCCATGGCAGACGGGTGCCCAAACTCAACAGGCCTCCTGATCAACGAAAGGCACTGTTACGGGGTCTCACCACGCAGCTTCTAAAGCATGGTAGGATTAAAACAACTCAAGCTAGGGCAAAAGCCATGAGGAAGTACGTCGAGAAAATGATCACGTTGGCTAAGGATGGCTCTCTGCATAAAAGAAGACAAGCCTTGGGCTTTATATACGAAAAGCAGATCGTTCACGCCCTTTTTGCAGAGGTTCAGGATAGATATGGTGAGCGAAATGGAGGGTACACGCGAATAATCAGGACCTTACCAAGGCGTGGTGATAATGCTCCCATGGCTTACATCGAACTTGTATAG
- the LOC116263274 gene encoding uncharacterized protein LOC116263274: MEGIGGLAFDGTNFVRKKRSSFSSRRPRTESQFIDCRELPSLSSAFASDGGEPFRDANKDNWEGDQSYKQRELKSRNGAEDEYRAWVSSSEDSKKSRQNGDAVEEFDDIHMAIPDKSYSSNGDAQIYSEFKRSSEGVLAPANWKSLNSHRQGHPDTRPKRLKVGSGDSSRTLSITRNASSRNNGRFVLTSNSTSDSPIADNGGNHSSQENKLTKVKLKVGGITHTIHTKPLSNSGGDQHGSPVDSSAKAPSSSDVSRDRHKLVLQDKSDGEDQSPPESGKGLQGIPWKDFHNGGFRLQLKLDSRIKGSKRSVFGKPTETTLSAVSEPIRKSKRVPKRRMLDGDFDGGDEDDNEVRYLERLKASKASGDHDADQNGKSHKQRTSRISRRFGACDFEEDGDYDIGASSRKENRKKPRSRDIDGLYFVDEEEKGLVDEDDETVGFSSGFRKKKKRGLIDTLIDDKKEVPLTTRQRALQSRKDPSSAAGLVEFPDGLPPAPSRKQADKTDMEQQLKKAEAAQRRRMQVEKAARESEAQAIRKILGQDANGKKRDEKVRKQKEEMALEKAERAKSLAANTVRWVMGPSGTVVSFPKDAGLPSIFSSQPCSYPPPRERCAGPSCTNAYKYRDSKSNLPLCSLQCYKAVNKMMEPVTSC, encoded by the exons ATGGAGGGAATTGGTGGGTTGGCATTTGATGGTACGAATTTTGTTCGAAAGAAGCGTAGCAGCTTCTCATCCAGGAGGCCTAGGACAGAGTCACAGTTTATAGACTGCCGTGAACTTCCTTCACTTTCATCTGCATTTGCTTCTGATGGAGGAGAACCTTTTAGAGATGCAAACAAGGACAATTGGGAGGGTGATCAAAGCTATAAACAAAGAGAACTGAAATCTAGGAATGGTGCCGAAGATGAATATAGAGCATGGGTTTCTAGTTCCGAGGATTCAAAGAAAAGCAGACAAAATGGTGATGCAGTTGAAGAATTTGATGACATTCACATGGCGATTCCAGATAAATCTTACAGCAGCAATGGTGATGCACAAATTTATTCTGAATTTAAACGAAGCAGCGAGGGAGTTCTTGCACCAGCTAACTGGAAAAGTTTGAACAGTCACCGACAAGGTCATCCGGACACCAGACCTAAGCGACTAAAGGTTGGGTCTGGAGACTCATCGAGGACTCTTAGCATCACAAGGAATGCAAGCAGCAGAAACAATGGGCGGTTTGTTCTCACTTCAAATAGCACGAGTGATAGTCCTATTGCCGACAATGGTGGCAACCACTCTTCTCAGGAGAATAAGCTTACAAAGGTAAAGCTCAAGGTTGGAGGAATTACCCACACAATTCACACGAAACCTTTGTCCAACTCTGGTGGTGATCAGCATGGGTCCCCTGTTGATTCTTCTGCAAAGGCCCCAAGTTCTTCAGATGTATCTAGAGATCGACATAAGCTAGTTTtgcag GATAAATCTGATGGCGAGGATCAATCACCTCCAGAAAGTGGAAAAGGCTTGCAGGGCATTCCATGGAAAGATTTCCACAATGGGGGTTTCAGATTGCAATTGAAGCTGGACTCTAGGATCAAGGGCTCTAAGAGATCTGTGTTTGGAAAACCAACTGAAACAACATTGTCTGCTGTTTCGGAGCCAATTCGCAAGAGCAAGCGCGTACCAAAGAGGCGTATGTTAGATGGCGACTTTGATGGTGGTGATGAAGATGACAATGAGGTTCGGTATCTTGAAAGACTGAAAGCCTCTAAAGCAAGTGGTGATCATGATGCAGATCAAAATGGCAAAAGCCATAAGCAACGAACCTCAAGGATTTCCAGAAGGTTTGGTGCAtgtgattttgaagaagatggTGACTATGATATTGGAGCTTCCTCACGCAAGGAAAACCGGAAGAAACCAAGATCAAGGGACATTGATGGTCTATATTttgttgatgaagaagaaaaaggattaGTTGATGAAGACGATGAAACAGTTGGTTTCAGTTCAGGCttcagaaagaagaaaaagagagggctTATTGATACTTTGATTGATGATAAGAAGGAGGTGCCTCTCACAACTCGTCAGAGGGCCCTCCAATCCAGGAAAGATCCATCATCTGCAGCTGGTTTGGTTGAGTTTCCAGATGGTTTGCCACCGGCACCTTCAAGAA AGCAAGCGGATAAAACTGATATGGAGCAGCAATTGAAGAAGGCTGAGGCAGCTCAGAGGCGTCGAATGCAAGTAGAAAAAGCCGCCAGGGAATCAGAA GCACAGGCAATCAGGAAAATACTTGGACAAGATGCAAATGGAAAGAAACGGGACGAGAAAGTGAGAAAGCAGAAAGAGGAGATGGCGCTG GAGAAGGCAGAGCGTGCCAAATCTCTTGCTGCTAACACCGTCAGATGGGTTATGGGACCATCTGGAACAGTTGTTTCATTCCCTAAAGATGCTGGACTCCCCAGCATTTTTAGCTCTCAACCCTGCAG TTATCCTCCACCAAGGGAAAGATGTGCAGGGCCATCATGTACAAACGCATACAAGTATAGagattcaaaatcaaatcttcCTCTTTGCAGTCTTCAGTGTTACAAAGCAGTAAACAAAATGATGGAACCGGTTACATCATGCTGA
- the LOC116262420 gene encoding protein SEMI-ROLLED LEAF 2: MGFMSRRVLPICGNMCVCCPGLRSRSRQPVKRYKKLLADIFPKNLDDPPNERKITKLCEYAAKNPFRVPKIAKYLEQRSYKELRSEHFKSMRVIMETYNKLLCLCKGQMPYFAANLLNVVNELLDYTRGDEMQILGCQTLTNFIYSQADGTYTHNIESLVCKICTLAREDGEGIDKKSLRAASLQCLSAMVWFMAEFSHIFSDFDEIVYVILDNYGADTHHEGDEQGETHHNWVNEVVRCEARGNVCVTNNISPSFDIIRSRPEKKDPFKLTRDEIETPKVWSQICIQKMVELAKETTTMRRVLEPMFLYFDTRRHWLPKQGLAMLLLSDMCFLMESSGNDQLILAAIIRHLDHKNVAHDPRVKSSIIQIVTALAQQFRSRALVAEAGVVSDLCRHLRKSLQATDESVGLEESNANLSLQSSIEDCLLEISKRISDARLLFDMMAIALEKLPSVGVVARATVGSMLILAHIISLVSFQSYVQQVYPEALLLQLLKAMIHPDTETRLIAHRIFTVLLVPASIHARHDCMSLHMESVYEPRRLHSRTATIFSSASKLFEKLRREKEGPHVEKSGDGRDDSKDKECADEEFKHGCIRRSSPNLYRISCSIVDIAASSPSSTDSEPTIVKLSEDQTAQLLSAFWIQSNLPDNLPSNFAAIAHSFSLTLLASRLKGSNHNVLRSFQLPLSLRTISLDSDGKLSPSHQRSLYTLATAMLISAAKIYHIPELIDFLKMSLGLNSMDPYISITDDLYIYVKPPADLKEYGTDSDENAALSLLSSLRMAESESGNALIDIIVRGVSDKMEVDANSLTTELSDIFVPDDTFLLGPQSLLDLGSCKTTAHTKESLSMDEDLPAHALIEDDVVSESSMCELPRSVAKSPSASLSQIISVGQLLESALEVAGHVASASVATSPLSYSTMASQCEALGLGTRKKLSSWLVQDPKVEFHSFSNDTQAMHSKDRSETDGQKDGLPQEPWQALRLPPASPFDNFLKAAGC; encoded by the exons atgGGGTTCATGTCCAGGAGGGTGCTGCCAATCTGTGGCAATATGTGCGTTTGCTGCCCTGGGCTGAGATCTCGATCTCGGCAGCCCGTTAAGCGCTACAAGAAACTGCTTGCTGACATCTTCCCGAAGAATCTG GATGATCCtccaaatgaaaggaaaatcaCCAAGTTGTGTGAGTATGCCGCGAAGAACCCTTTCCGTGTTCCAAAG ATTGCCAAGTACCTGGAACAAAGGAGCTACAAGGAATTGCGTTCTGAGCACTTCAAGTCAATGAGGGTTATCATGGAGACTTACAATAAGCTACTTTGTTTGTGCAAGGGCCAAAT GCCATATTTTGCTGCCAATCTGTTGAATGTGGTAAATGAACTTTTGGATTACACCCGTGGTGATGAAATGCAGATCCTGGGATGTCAAACCTTGACAAATTTTATCTACAGTCAG GCTGATGGAACATATACACATAATATTGAGAGCTTAGTCTGCAAAATTTGTACACTTGCTCGTGAGGATGGAGAAGGGATTGACAAAAAGTCCCTTCGGGCGGCTAGCTTGCAATGCCTCTCAGCCATG GTATGGTTCATGGCAGAATTTTCACACATCTTTTCAGATTTTGATGAG ATTGTGTATGTTATCTTGGACAATTATGGAGCAGATACACATCATGAAGGTGATGAACAAGGAGAAACACATCACAACTGGGTCAATGAAGTTGTGCGTTGTGAGGCGAGGGGAAATGTCTGTGTTACTAATAATATTAGCCCAAGTTTTGATATAATAAGATCCAGGCCTGAAAAGAAGGATCCTTTCAAGTTGACAAG GGATGAGATTGAAACACCAAAAGTATGGTCTCAAATTTGCATCCAGAAAATGGTTGAATTGGCAAAGGAGACTACAACAATGCGTCGAGTCTTGGAGCCCATGTTCCTTTACTTTGATACAAGAAGACATTGGCTTCCTAAGCAAGGACTTGCAATGCTTCTTTTGTCTGATATGTGTTTCTTGATGGAGAGTTCAG GGAATGACCAATTGATTTTGGCTGCTATCATCCGCCACCTGGATCACAAAAATGTTGCTCATGATCCTCGTGTTAAATCTTCTATAATTCAGATTGTTACTGCATTGGCTCAACAGTTCAGATCACGAGCTCTGGTTGCTGAAGCAGGGGTGGTCAGTGACTTGTGTAGGCACTTGAGGAAAAGCCTTCAAGCCACTGATGAATCTGTTGGTTTGGAAGAGTCAAATGCAAATCTTTCCCTTCAGAGTTCAATTGAAGATTGCTTGCTGGAGATATCCAAAAGG ataaGCGATGCGAGACTCCTATTTGATATGATGGCAATAGCACTGGAGAAGCTGCCTAGTGTTGGAGTTGTTGCCAGGGCAACAGTTGGATCTATGCTGATTCTCGCTCATATTATTTCCTTGGTTTCATTTCAGTCGTATGTACAACAG GTTTATCCAGaggctcttcttcttcaactgctGAAAGCTATGATACATCCAGACACAGAAACCCGCTTAATTGCACACCGGATTTTCACTGTCCTCCTTGTCCCTGCTTCTATCCATGCAAGACATGATTGCATGTCCTTACACATGGAGTCTGTCTATGAACCTAGAAGACTGCACTCAAGAACAGCTACCATCTTTTCATCAGCCTCTAAGCTCTTTGAAAAGCTGAGGAGGGAAAAGGAAGGACCTCATGTTGAAAAAAGTGGGGATGGTCGTGATGATTCTAAAGATAAAGAATGTGCTGATGAGGAGTTTAAACATGGGTGCATTCGAAGAAGTTCTCCAAATTTGTACAGGATAAGTTGTTCAATTGTTGACATTGCTGCTAGTAGCCCTAGCTCAACAGATTCG GAACCAACCATTGTAAAACTAAGCGAAGACCAAACAGCTCAGCTGCTTTCAGCCTTCTGGATACAGTCCAATTTACCTGATAACTTGCCATCAAATTTTGCAGCTATAGCTCATTCATTCAGCTTGACACTTCTCGCTTCACGGTTAAAG GGTTCCAATCACAATGTTCTTCGCTCTTTTCAgttacctctctctctcagaaCTATATCTCTCGATTCTGATG GAAAATTATCTCCTTCACACCAAAGGTCACTTTACACCTTGGCAACAGCAATGTTGATCTCAGCAGCAAAGATATATCACATACCAGAGCTAATTGACTTTCTTAAGATGTCCTTGGGCTTGAATAGT ATGGATCCATATATAAGCATCACTGatgatctttatatatatgtaaagccACCAGCTGATCTGAAGGAATATGGAACCGATTCTGATGAAAATGCAGCCTTATCCTTACTTTCCTCTTTAAGGATGGCAGAGAGTGAGTCAGGAAATGCTCTTATAGACATTATAGTTCGTGGTGTATCTGACAAAATGGAG GTTGATGCGAACAGCCTAACCACAGAACTCTCTGACATATTTGTGCCTGATGACACCTTCTTGCTTGGTCCTCAATCTTTGTTGGACCTTGGATCCTGTAAGACCACTGCCCATACAAAGGAATCACTTTCAATGGATGAG GACTTGCCTGCACATGCATTGATTGAGGATGATGTTGTAAGTGAATCATCTATGTGTGAGCTTCCTCGCTCTGTTGCAAAATCACCTTCAGCATCTCTATCACAGATAATCAGCGTCGGGCAGTTGCTGGAATca GCACTTGAAGTAGCAGGTCATGTTGCCAGTGCATCCGTAGCGACGTCTCCACTTTCATACAGCACAATGGCTAGCCAATGCGAGGCACTTGGCTTAGGAACCCGGAAGAAGTTGTCGAGTTGGTTGGTCCAAGACCCTAAAGTGGAATTTCACTCGTTCTCAAACGATACCCAGGCGATGCACTCAAAG GACCGAAGCGAAACTGATGGACAGAAAGATGGTCTGCCGCAGGAGCCATGGCAAGCTCTAAGGCTACCTCCTGCCAGCCCATTTGACAACTTCTTGAAAGCAGCAGGGTGTTGA